A DNA window from Acetilactobacillus jinshanensis contains the following coding sequences:
- the nusA gene encoding transcription termination factor NusA encodes MNKQKQELVSAFNSLEKDKGIKKGTIIDALKAALASAYKRNFHQAQNVEVDFGDDGTLKVYAIKKVVKDVKDPRLECSLDDALKRSHGYELGDEIKVEVTPRNFGRIAAQTAKQVVMQKISEAERQSIYDEYSKYQDELITGTVEREDYKFVYVNLGKVIAVMPKSGQIRDEDYRPHEDIQVYVTKVENASKGPQVYVSRTAPGLLKRLFEEEVPEIYDGTVEIVSIAREAGNRAKVAVRSTNKNIDPVGTTVGPRGERVQAIVNKLGGENMDIVQWDSDEATYIANALNPSEVDNVIFDPDNDHACTVIVPDNQLSLAIGKRGQNARLAAKLTGYKIDIEPESDQDKIISKVNKVAADSEESSKDTSSDEKATDVDTSADTDDDSDDVSSDSDLDSDASSEDK; translated from the coding sequence ATGAATAAACAGAAACAGGAATTAGTAAGTGCTTTTAATTCCTTAGAAAAAGATAAAGGGATTAAAAAAGGTACTATTATCGATGCTTTAAAAGCAGCTTTAGCTTCAGCATATAAACGTAATTTCCATCAGGCTCAAAACGTCGAAGTCGATTTTGGTGATGACGGAACTTTAAAGGTTTACGCTATCAAAAAAGTTGTTAAAGACGTTAAAGATCCACGTTTAGAATGCAGCTTGGATGATGCACTTAAGCGTAGTCATGGTTATGAATTAGGTGACGAAATTAAGGTTGAAGTTACCCCACGTAACTTTGGTCGAATTGCTGCCCAGACTGCTAAGCAGGTCGTAATGCAGAAGATCAGTGAAGCTGAACGTCAGAGCATTTACGACGAATACAGTAAATACCAGGATGAATTAATCACTGGTACTGTCGAACGTGAAGATTATAAATTTGTATACGTTAATTTAGGTAAGGTTATTGCGGTAATGCCTAAGAGTGGCCAAATCCGTGACGAAGATTACCGACCTCATGAAGATATTCAGGTTTACGTTACTAAAGTTGAAAATGCTTCAAAAGGCCCTCAAGTATACGTTAGTCGTACCGCACCTGGTTTATTAAAGCGTTTATTCGAAGAAGAAGTTCCTGAAATTTATGATGGAACAGTTGAAATCGTATCAATTGCTCGTGAAGCCGGTAACCGTGCCAAAGTTGCGGTTCGTTCTACTAACAAGAATATCGATCCAGTTGGTACTACCGTTGGTCCCCGTGGTGAACGTGTTCAAGCCATCGTTAATAAACTAGGTGGCGAAAACATGGATATCGTTCAATGGGACAGTGATGAGGCAACGTATATTGCTAACGCTTTAAATCCATCTGAAGTCGATAACGTTATCTTTGATCCGGATAACGATCATGCTTGTACCGTAATCGTACCGGATAACCAGTTATCATTAGCCATTGGTAAACGAGGCCAGAACGCTCGTTTAGCTGCTAAATTAACAGGCTATAAGATTGATATTGAACCAGAATCGGATCAGGATAAGATTATTAGCAAAGTTAATAAAGTTGCTGCTGATTCTGAAGAATCTTCAAAGGATACTTCCTCTGATGAAAAAGCTACTGATGTTGACACATCTGCAGATACTGATGATGATTCAGACGATGTAAGTAGTGATTCCGATTTAGATAGTGATGCTTCCAGTGAAGATAAATAA
- the rnpM gene encoding RNase P modulator RnpM → MRRRKVPMRKDIVTGKMAPKKKLIRIVHQKDGKVFIDKTGKQSGRGAYVGMSVAEAKKAKAEKTFNKVFSADLDDKFYDQLIKYADHEQARQQLLSHDK, encoded by the coding sequence ATGCGTCGCAGAAAAGTACCGATGCGTAAAGATATCGTAACGGGTAAGATGGCTCCGAAGAAAAAATTGATTCGAATTGTTCATCAGAAAGATGGCAAAGTGTTCATCGATAAAACTGGTAAACAGTCCGGCCGTGGAGCATACGTTGGCATGAGTGTCGCCGAAGCCAAAAAGGCTAAAGCTGAAAAGACATTCAATAAAGTATTTTCAGCCGATTTGGATGACAAATTCTATGACCAGTTAATTAAATATGCTGATCATGAACAGGCCCGTCAACAATTATTAAGTCATGATAAATAA
- a CDS encoding L7Ae/L30e/S12e/Gadd45 family ribosomal protein — MGIAQGAGKIISGENTLIMKIKAHQIGFLIIAADAGQATSKKFHDKASSHKIPLNDQFTKKELSHAIGRNRIVMGLQDRGFVNHLIELNQNTKG, encoded by the coding sequence TTGGGAATTGCCCAGGGAGCTGGTAAAATTATCAGTGGTGAAAACACTTTGATTATGAAGATTAAAGCTCACCAGATTGGCTTTCTTATTATAGCTGCCGATGCCGGTCAAGCCACCAGTAAGAAATTTCATGATAAAGCCAGTTCTCACAAAATACCGTTAAATGATCAATTTACTAAGAAAGAACTTAGTCACGCAATTGGTAGAAATCGAATTGTGATGGGTTTACAGGATCGTGGATTTGTAAATCATTTGATCGAATTGAATCAGAATACTAAAGGATAG
- the infB gene encoding translation initiation factor IF-2, protein MGKKRVYTLARELHMSSKQLITKANKKGIHIKNHMATLDSKQESQVRHAVKASRNSKPANNHKSNNHHGNNRNNQHRVNNHKSNVNKSNQHSHNGNNHNNNHKSNASKFVHRPKSYSNQNGNNNYHRHNNKKRRRWNRRHNRNNNRYSTNQRIRQIHKHNHAPRRKARPLPKTLYYTVGMNAQDIGKILHRAPAEIVKKLIDLGIMVNQNKSLGKDTIELLAVAYHIKAKEKKQVNISDIDKMFKKEINNKKHLVPRPPVITIMGHVDHGKTTLLDYLRHSHVAAHEAGGITQDIGAYQIKEKGKTITFLDTPGHAAFSAMRARGARITDLVVLVVAADDGVMPQTVEAIDHAKAAKTPIIVAINKIDKPGANPKKVTNQLTRYGLIPEKWGGNTIFVNISAKLGTNVKELLDMIILKAEVMELKANPKQNAAGSVIESKLDKGKGPVASVLVQEGTMHIEDPIVVGDTFGRVRTMTNENGKPLKSAGPSTPVEITGLSSVPEAGDRFVVFDHEKDARAAGEQRAEQAQMERRKQDNTVTLSNLFSTMKKNDMKKVNLIIKADVQGSVEAIDSSLKDIKVKGVLVSIVHSGVGAINESDVTLAQATNAIVLGFNVRPTPQAKIQAENYKVDIRLYDVIYDLIDEVKSAMKGKLAPKYKEVVTGDADVRQLYKASAVGTIAGCMVTKGYIGNGTRIHLIRDNKVVYTGKLASLKRFKNDAKEVKQGFECGMTIEDYNDIKVGDVIEAYTMKAIPRK, encoded by the coding sequence ATGGGTAAAAAACGCGTTTACACATTAGCTCGTGAACTTCATATGAGTAGTAAACAGCTGATTACTAAGGCAAATAAGAAAGGGATTCATATCAAGAATCATATGGCAACCCTTGATTCTAAACAAGAATCTCAAGTCCGACATGCTGTTAAAGCAAGCCGAAATTCTAAGCCCGCTAATAATCACAAATCAAATAATCATCACGGTAATAATCGCAATAATCAACATCGAGTCAATAATCACAAATCGAACGTAAATAAATCCAATCAGCATTCCCATAATGGTAATAATCACAATAACAATCATAAATCGAATGCTTCTAAATTTGTTCATCGTCCGAAGAGCTACTCGAACCAAAATGGTAATAACAATTATCACCGTCATAACAATAAGAAGCGTCGTCGATGGAACCGTCGACATAACCGTAACAACAACCGTTACAGCACTAATCAGCGAATTCGTCAGATTCATAAGCATAATCATGCCCCAAGACGAAAAGCTCGTCCGTTACCGAAGACTTTGTACTACACGGTAGGGATGAACGCTCAGGATATTGGTAAGATTTTACACCGTGCTCCTGCTGAAATCGTCAAAAAATTAATTGATTTAGGGATTATGGTTAACCAGAATAAATCTCTGGGTAAGGATACCATTGAATTGTTAGCTGTTGCTTACCATATCAAGGCTAAAGAAAAGAAACAGGTTAACATTTCTGATATCGATAAGATGTTCAAGAAAGAAATCAATAACAAGAAACACCTTGTTCCTCGTCCACCAGTAATTACCATCATGGGTCATGTTGATCATGGTAAGACTACGTTATTAGATTACCTTCGTCATTCTCATGTGGCTGCACATGAAGCTGGTGGTATTACCCAGGACATTGGTGCTTACCAGATTAAAGAAAAAGGTAAGACCATTACGTTCTTAGATACTCCAGGTCATGCTGCATTCTCAGCAATGCGTGCTCGTGGTGCTAGAATTACCGATTTAGTTGTCTTAGTTGTTGCTGCGGATGATGGTGTTATGCCACAAACCGTTGAAGCCATCGACCATGCTAAGGCTGCTAAGACCCCAATTATCGTTGCGATTAACAAGATCGATAAACCAGGTGCTAACCCGAAGAAGGTTACTAACCAGTTAACTCGATACGGCCTAATCCCTGAAAAATGGGGTGGTAATACCATCTTCGTTAATATCTCCGCTAAGTTAGGTACTAACGTTAAAGAATTACTGGACATGATTATTCTTAAGGCTGAAGTCATGGAATTAAAGGCTAACCCTAAGCAAAATGCCGCCGGTTCTGTTATTGAATCAAAGCTAGATAAGGGTAAAGGTCCCGTTGCTTCCGTCTTAGTTCAAGAAGGAACCATGCACATCGAAGATCCAATCGTAGTTGGCGATACGTTCGGTCGAGTTCGTACCATGACTAACGAAAATGGTAAGCCTTTGAAGTCTGCTGGTCCGTCCACTCCAGTTGAAATTACTGGATTGAGTAGCGTTCCAGAAGCTGGTGATCGTTTCGTTGTCTTTGACCACGAAAAGGATGCCCGTGCTGCTGGTGAACAGCGTGCTGAACAAGCTCAGATGGAACGTCGTAAGCAGGATAATACTGTTACTTTGAGTAACTTATTCAGTACCATGAAGAAGAACGATATGAAGAAAGTTAACTTGATCATCAAAGCCGATGTTCAAGGTTCCGTTGAAGCCATTGACTCAAGTTTGAAAGATATTAAAGTCAAGGGGGTTCTAGTAAGTATCGTCCATTCCGGTGTTGGTGCAATCAACGAAAGTGATGTTACCTTAGCTCAAGCTACTAATGCAATCGTATTAGGATTTAATGTTCGACCTACACCGCAGGCTAAGATTCAGGCTGAAAACTATAAAGTTGATATTCGACTTTATGACGTTATCTATGATTTAATCGATGAAGTTAAATCAGCTATGAAAGGTAAGTTAGCTCCTAAGTATAAAGAAGTTGTTACCGGAGATGCTGACGTCCGTCAACTTTATAAAGCTTCTGCCGTTGGTACGATTGCCGGTTGTATGGTAACGAAAGGTTACATTGGCAACGGTACCCGAATTCACTTAATCCGTGATAACAAAGTTGTTTACACTGGTAAGTTAGCAAGCTTGAAGCGTTTTAAGAATGATGCTAAAGAAGTTAAGCAAGGCTTTGAATGTGGTATGACGATCGAAGACTATAACGACATTAAAGTCGGTGATGTAATCGAAGCTTATACCATGAAAGCCATTCCAAGAAAGTAA
- the rbfA gene encoding 30S ribosome-binding factor RbfA, translated as MAQYRVGRLETEIQRYTDDILIKQIRDPRIQGVTITGVKATGDLQQATIYYSILSDKESDRKKTQEGLDHATGLIQSELGSRLRHVYHTPKIHFELDKSIEYGSKIDKIISKLKKENR; from the coding sequence ATGGCTCAATACCGAGTTGGTAGACTTGAAACTGAGATTCAGCGATATACTGATGATATTTTAATCAAGCAGATCCGGGATCCTAGAATTCAAGGTGTAACCATTACTGGTGTTAAAGCAACCGGTGATCTACAGCAAGCAACGATTTATTACAGTATTCTTTCTGATAAAGAATCAGACCGTAAGAAGACTCAAGAAGGCTTGGATCATGCCACCGGCTTAATTCAAAGTGAATTAGGTTCTCGGTTAAGACATGTTTACCACACGCCAAAGATTCATTTTGAACTTGATAAATCGATTGAATATGGTAGTAAAATCGATAAAATTATCTCTAAATTAAAAAAAGAAAATCGATAA
- the truB gene encoding tRNA pseudouridine(55) synthase TruB, with protein sequence MNGIIPLYKPRGMTSFHCVSKIRHLLNIRKVGHSGTLDPDVDGVLPICVGSATKVAGYLMHFGKVYQGSVTLGLATDTADLSGNVIKTEAIAKPYSNKQIDKQMKTFEKDRLVQVPPMYSAVRVNGKHLYEYARQGIKVDRPKHIVSVKSFKQIKPSQYDRDKKQQTIYFRIVCGKGTYIRCMSVDLGKKLGVPAVMSNLTRVKSGNFHLDQTVTFGQIKHDLEDHDLSFLAPIEHALPEIPVYNLKSSQWARVKNGAFLYPDEVPNYNKLILKYNHDTKALYGHDVKQKCYRPITMFSIK encoded by the coding sequence GTGAACGGAATTATTCCATTATATAAACCTCGTGGGATGACCAGTTTTCATTGCGTTAGTAAGATTAGACACCTTTTAAACATTCGAAAGGTCGGCCACAGTGGGACTTTAGACCCCGATGTCGACGGTGTTTTACCGATTTGCGTGGGCAGTGCAACTAAAGTAGCTGGCTACCTAATGCACTTTGGTAAAGTTTATCAAGGGTCCGTGACGTTAGGTTTAGCTACCGATACGGCTGATCTTTCTGGTAACGTAATCAAAACGGAAGCCATTGCGAAACCGTATTCTAATAAGCAAATTGATAAACAAATGAAGACCTTTGAGAAGGATCGTCTAGTTCAGGTTCCACCAATGTATTCTGCTGTCAGGGTTAATGGTAAACACCTGTATGAATACGCTCGACAGGGAATTAAAGTTGATCGACCCAAACATATCGTCAGTGTTAAGAGCTTTAAACAGATTAAGCCATCTCAATATGATCGTGATAAAAAGCAGCAAACCATATACTTTAGGATTGTTTGTGGCAAGGGCACTTATATTCGTTGCATGTCTGTTGATCTTGGTAAAAAACTAGGTGTGCCGGCGGTAATGTCCAACCTTACCCGAGTCAAAAGTGGTAATTTTCATCTTGATCAGACAGTCACGTTTGGTCAAATTAAACATGATCTTGAAGATCACGACCTGTCTTTTCTGGCACCGATTGAGCATGCTTTACCTGAAATTCCAGTTTATAATTTAAAATCAAGTCAGTGGGCTCGAGTTAAAAATGGTGCCTTTCTGTATCCAGATGAAGTACCTAATTACAACAAGTTGATCTTGAAATATAATCATGATACTAAAGCGTTATATGGCCATGACGTTAAGCAGAAATGTTATCGACCGATTACGATGTTTAGTATCAAATAA
- the ribF gene encoding riboflavin biosynthesis protein RibF, giving the protein MQVIHLHHPLNPKLKFKGPVVLAMGFFDGLHLGHRQVIMTAKKIAQKKHMPLALLTYNHSPKVVYQRLNDHNRRYLTLNKMKLQILKRWGVQIVYMIDYTYSFQSQTPQQFVDNYLIRFKANTVVAGSNHTYGPKDTANMMLLPKYTRNRINVVSVPCLIVAGGRVSSTRIRKCLDDGQVALTDKLLGRPFQTVGTVVRGYQRGRKLGFPTINVAYDEYQWLPKIGVYVTSVIINHHCYEGMASIGHNVTFGNHNPITIEINLLNFHQNVYGETVKINWLKEIRDQIKFSDADGLIKQMRKDQVVTHQYFSNNK; this is encoded by the coding sequence ATTCAAGTTATTCATTTACATCACCCATTAAATCCGAAGTTAAAATTTAAAGGTCCGGTCGTTCTAGCGATGGGCTTCTTTGACGGGCTTCATTTAGGTCATCGTCAAGTTATTATGACGGCTAAAAAGATTGCTCAAAAAAAGCACATGCCGTTGGCCTTGTTAACGTATAATCATTCACCCAAAGTGGTTTATCAACGATTAAATGATCATAATCGACGGTATTTGACCCTTAACAAGATGAAGCTTCAAATCTTGAAGCGGTGGGGTGTTCAGATCGTGTACATGATCGATTACACCTATAGTTTTCAGAGTCAAACCCCACAGCAATTTGTTGATAATTACTTGATCCGGTTTAAGGCCAATACAGTAGTTGCTGGGAGTAACCATACATATGGGCCCAAAGATACGGCTAACATGATGTTATTACCTAAATATACACGGAACCGAATTAATGTTGTTTCTGTGCCGTGTTTAATCGTTGCCGGTGGTCGAGTTAGTTCAACTCGGATTAGAAAATGTTTAGATGATGGCCAAGTTGCACTAACGGATAAATTACTGGGTCGACCGTTTCAGACTGTCGGGACCGTGGTTCGAGGGTATCAACGTGGCCGTAAATTAGGTTTTCCTACCATTAATGTTGCTTATGATGAATATCAATGGCTACCTAAAATCGGGGTTTACGTAACGTCCGTGATTATTAATCATCATTGCTACGAAGGGATGGCTTCGATTGGTCACAACGTTACCTTTGGTAATCACAACCCCATTACGATTGAAATTAATTTGTTGAATTTCCACCAGAATGTTTACGGTGAAACCGTAAAGATTAACTGGTTAAAGGAAATTCGGGATCAGATTAAATTCTCTGATGCCGACGGCTTGATTAAGCAGATGCGTAAGGATCAAGTTGTTACCCATCAATATTTTTCTAACAATAAGTAA
- the hrcA gene encoding heat-inducible transcriptional repressor HrcA, with amino-acid sequence MLTSRQKKVLLAVVRDYIKNGNPVGSKALANQLPFQVSSATIRNEMAYLERKGLIKKTHSSSGRLPSINGYRYYIDHLISPNPVTKTDQEIIRHALNGHFHKIDEIVKQSADILSNLTHYTALTLRPEQSKKRKLSGFRLVPLGNSEVMAILVTDNGEIENQVFHITSDVSGEQLEMIVRLINSHLKGEAISTVLDQLKTQIPAEVSRYIRTPDGFLDTFYDVLNKAVRDRFYIGGELNLLNFTNSSDIGYLKPLYTLLNKTNNISNFIGDPNQPISVKIGSELSNDLLRHYSVITGTYNVGNYGKGLIAVLGPTRMPYSKIIGIVSAFRKDLAERLLGYFRNYYDQ; translated from the coding sequence ATGCTTACGTCCAGACAAAAGAAAGTCTTATTGGCTGTCGTTCGTGATTACATTAAGAACGGCAATCCAGTTGGATCCAAGGCTTTAGCAAATCAATTACCTTTCCAAGTTAGTTCGGCGACAATTCGTAACGAGATGGCTTACTTAGAAAGAAAAGGCTTGATCAAAAAGACTCATTCTTCGTCAGGACGGTTACCGTCGATTAACGGTTATCGTTACTACATTGATCATTTGATTTCACCCAATCCGGTTACTAAGACTGATCAGGAAATTATCAGACATGCCTTAAATGGCCATTTTCATAAGATTGATGAGATTGTTAAACAATCTGCTGATATCCTATCAAATTTGACACATTATACAGCATTGACGTTACGTCCTGAACAATCTAAGAAACGGAAGCTGAGTGGCTTTAGATTAGTTCCGTTAGGTAATTCTGAAGTCATGGCAATCCTGGTTACCGATAATGGTGAAATTGAAAACCAAGTCTTTCATATCACTAGTGATGTTTCTGGTGAACAGCTGGAAATGATCGTTAGACTGATTAATAGCCACTTGAAAGGTGAAGCGATTTCTACAGTCTTAGATCAGTTAAAGACTCAGATTCCTGCTGAAGTGTCAAGATATATTCGAACACCTGATGGCTTCTTGGACACGTTCTACGATGTCCTTAATAAAGCTGTACGTGATCGTTTCTATATCGGTGGTGAATTGAATTTACTTAACTTCACTAACAGTAGTGATATTGGTTATTTAAAACCGTTATACACTTTGCTTAATAAGACTAATAATATTTCCAATTTTATTGGCGATCCTAATCAACCGATTTCTGTCAAGATTGGTTCTGAACTCAGTAATGATTTACTGAGGCACTACAGTGTGATCACCGGTACTTATAACGTCGGCAATTATGGTAAAGGCCTAATCGCGGTATTAGGGCCAACCAGAATGCCTTATTCTAAGATTATTGGAATTGTGAGTGCATTTCGTAAAGATCTTGCCGAACGATTGCTAGGTTACTTTAGAAATTATTATGATCAGTAA
- the grpE gene encoding nucleotide exchange factor GrpE: MAEKKDKKQLKQQKQSAKKVDKKATKATGKKATKKAAKKPSSKEVISQLKKQVADLKKKNGSLDDQYLRAEAEMQNVQKHDAMDAQQIRKYSGQKLAKSILPGLDNMERALAVKTPDKGGKQLKQGVKMVYDRLTQALSENGIKEVKVAGKPFNPEYAQAVQTVPATKKHPAAQVVKVLQKGYRLHDRTLRPAMVVVAK, translated from the coding sequence TTGGCTGAAAAGAAAGACAAAAAGCAGTTGAAGCAACAGAAACAATCAGCTAAGAAAGTTGATAAAAAAGCTACTAAGGCGACTGGTAAGAAAGCTACTAAGAAAGCAGCTAAAAAGCCGTCATCAAAAGAAGTTATTTCTCAACTCAAAAAACAAGTTGCTGATTTAAAAAAGAAGAATGGCTCGTTAGATGATCAATATCTTCGTGCCGAAGCTGAAATGCAAAATGTTCAAAAGCATGATGCAATGGATGCTCAACAGATTCGGAAATACAGTGGTCAGAAGCTAGCTAAAAGTATTTTACCAGGCCTTGATAATATGGAACGTGCTTTAGCAGTTAAGACACCTGATAAGGGTGGCAAGCAGTTAAAGCAAGGTGTCAAGATGGTTTATGATCGTTTGACTCAAGCATTATCAGAAAATGGTATTAAAGAAGTTAAAGTTGCTGGCAAGCCATTTAATCCAGAATATGCTCAGGCTGTTCAAACCGTTCCCGCCACTAAAAAGCATCCTGCTGCTCAGGTTGTTAAAGTCTTACAAAAAGGTTATCGACTCCACGACCGGACGTTACGTCCAGCAATGGTCGTTGTTGCTAAATAA
- the dnaK gene encoding molecular chaperone DnaK: MAVSNKIIGIDLGTTNSAVAVLEGKEPKIITNPDGGRTTPSVVAFKNGTHQVGDVAKRQMITNPNTVASIKRHMGDPNYRVHVGSKSYTPQQISAMILGYIKDFAEKYIGATVNKAVITVPAYFDDAQRQATKDAGKIAGLDVKRIINEPTAASLAYGLNKKQDQKILVYDLGGGTFDVSVLQLGDGVFQVLSTNGDTHLGGDDFDHRIMKWLIEGFKSAHNVDLSKDKMALQRLKDASEKAKKALSSESETEISLPFIASGKTGPLHLQATLTRTKFNELTSDLVDKTKIPFQKALKDAHLSVSDIDHVILNGGSTRIPAVQQAVKQWSGKEPDHSINPDEAVALGAAIQGGVLTGNVKDVVLLDVTPLSLGIETMGGVFTKLIDRNTTIPTSKTKVFSTAADNQTGVDIHVLQGERPMAADDKSLGQFQLTNIPPAPRGVPQIAVTFDIDKNGIVNVSAKDKGTGKSQNITIKNANGLSDAEIKKMRNEAKENEASDKKRKAQVDLKNSVDQLIFQTDKTKKEVKGKVSQDLIDKANAAEDDLKKARKSGNVDDMKSKKTALTKALQNLDVQLYKHKGGAAKGGSNANGNNGSNNNNNGNGGNGKTVNGNFHTVHNNNK; encoded by the coding sequence ATGGCAGTAAGTAACAAGATTATTGGTATCGATTTAGGTACTACTAATTCTGCAGTTGCCGTTTTAGAAGGCAAAGAACCTAAGATTATTACTAATCCTGATGGCGGTCGTACCACACCTTCAGTTGTTGCATTTAAGAATGGTACTCATCAAGTTGGTGATGTTGCTAAGCGTCAGATGATTACTAATCCAAACACGGTTGCATCAATTAAGCGTCACATGGGTGACCCTAATTACCGTGTTCATGTTGGTAGCAAATCATATACTCCTCAGCAGATTTCCGCTATGATTTTAGGATACATCAAAGACTTCGCTGAAAAGTACATTGGTGCTACGGTTAACAAAGCCGTCATCACTGTCCCAGCATACTTTGATGATGCTCAGCGTCAGGCCACTAAAGATGCTGGTAAGATCGCTGGTTTAGATGTTAAGCGTATTATCAACGAACCAACCGCTGCTTCCTTAGCTTATGGCTTAAATAAGAAGCAGGACCAAAAGATTTTGGTCTATGACTTAGGTGGTGGTACTTTTGATGTCTCCGTACTTCAGTTAGGTGACGGAGTATTCCAGGTACTATCTACTAATGGTGATACCCACTTAGGTGGTGATGACTTTGATCACCGCATCATGAAGTGGTTAATCGAAGGCTTCAAGAGTGCTCATAATGTTGACTTATCCAAAGATAAGATGGCATTACAACGTTTAAAGGACGCTTCTGAAAAAGCTAAGAAAGCCTTATCAAGTGAATCAGAAACTGAAATCAGCTTACCATTCATCGCTTCTGGTAAGACTGGTCCGTTACACTTACAGGCAACCTTAACCCGTACTAAGTTCAACGAATTAACTTCTGACTTAGTTGACAAGACTAAGATTCCATTCCAGAAAGCATTAAAGGATGCTCACTTATCAGTTTCTGACATCGACCACGTTATCTTAAATGGTGGCTCTACTCGTATTCCTGCTGTTCAACAAGCTGTTAAGCAGTGGAGCGGTAAGGAACCTGACCATTCCATTAACCCAGATGAAGCCGTTGCTTTAGGTGCCGCTATTCAAGGTGGTGTTCTAACTGGTAACGTTAAAGACGTTGTTCTTTTAGATGTTACTCCACTGTCCTTAGGTATTGAAACCATGGGTGGTGTATTCACTAAGTTAATCGATCGTAACACGACCATTCCAACATCTAAGACCAAGGTCTTCTCAACCGCCGCTGATAATCAGACTGGTGTTGACATTCACGTATTACAAGGTGAACGTCCAATGGCCGCTGATGATAAGAGCTTAGGTCAATTCCAGTTAACTAACATTCCACCGGCACCACGTGGTGTTCCGCAGATCGCCGTCACTTTTGATATCGATAAGAACGGTATCGTCAACGTATCCGCTAAGGATAAAGGTACTGGTAAGAGTCAAAACATTACCATCAAGAATGCTAATGGCTTATCCGATGCTGAAATTAAGAAGATGCGTAACGAAGCTAAAGAAAACGAAGCTTCCGATAAGAAGCGTAAAGCTCAGGTTGACTTAAAGAACAGTGTTGACCAGTTAATCTTCCAGACTGATAAGACCAAGAAAGAAGTTAAGGGTAAGGTATCCCAAGACTTAATCGACAAGGCCAACGCAGCCGAAGATGACTTAAAGAAAGCTCGTAAGTCTGGTAACGTTGATGACATGAAGTCCAAGAAGACCGCATTAACTAAGGCTTTACAAAACTTAGATGTTCAGTTATACAAGCATAAGGGTGGTGCTGCAAAAGGCGGCTCTAATGCTAACGGCAATAATGGATCTAATAATAACAACAACGGTAACGGTGGTAATGGTAAGACCGTTAACGGAAACTTCCATACCGTTCATAACAACAACAAATAA